TGGGCTCGTTGGATCGATCTTCGCGTTCTGGGGTTGGGACACCTGTCTGACCCTCGGCGAGGAATGTAAGGATCCGACCAAGGTGCCCGGCCGTGCCGGACTGTTGTGCGTGCTGTCGATCCTGCTCACCTACCTCCTGGTGGCCGTCGCGGTGATGATGTTCGCGGGCGTGGGCGACACGGATCTGGGTCTTGCGAATGAGGAGAACAAGGACAACGTCTTTGGCGCCCTTGCCAACCCGGTGCTGGGCAGCTGGTTCGGCCCACTGTTGCTGCTCGCGATATTCGCCTCCGCGGTGGCGAGCCTGCAGACCACCTCGCTGCCCGCCGCCCGCACCATGCTGGCCATGGGCACCTACGGCGCCTTTCCGAAAAAGTTCGCCGATGTCAGCCCCCGGTTCCTGACACCCACCTTCAGCACCATCGTGGCCGGCGCGGTGACGGCCGTGTTCTACACCGTCGTCAGCCTGCTATCGGACCGCACCCTGCTGGATACCATTGCGGCCCTTGGCATCATGATCTGCTGGTACTACGGCATCACCGCCTTCGCCTGTGTGTGGTACTTCCGTACGGAGCTTTTCCAGAATGCCCACAACGTGGTGTACAAGTTCCTCTTCCCGCTCCTGGGCGGGCTCATGCTGGCAGCGGTGTTCGTCATTTCCGTGCGCGAGAGCATGGATCCGGAGAAGACGGGCAGCGGCGCCTCGATCGGCGGCATCGGCCTGGTGTTCTATCTGGGCTTCGGCATTCTGGCGTTCGGGGCAGTGCTCATGCTGATCATGCGCGTCAAGAGTCCGGACTTCTTCCAGGGCCGCACCCTCACTCGCGACACCGCTCCGCTCGTCGAGTAGGCAGCCGTGTCATCGATGCAGGTGGCCATTCACGCCAGAACGGCGTATCCAAGAACCATCGGTGGACAAATCGTCCATTCCCAGATGCACTCCACGGCGACACACTGAGATCGCCGGATCGACGACAGGAAGTGCCATGACCGACATCGCCTACCGCCTCGCACAGAAGCGCAACATCGTGACGCCCCTGCCCGGGCCGCGTTCCAGTGCCCTGGCCGAGCGCCGTCGCGCGGCGGTATCCGCCGGGGTCGGCTCGACCGCGCCGGTCTACGCCGTTGATGCCGACGGTGGCGTGATCGTCGACGCCGACGGCAACTCCTTCATCGACCTCGGAGCGGGTATCGCGGTCACCACCGTGGGCGCCTCCCACCCTGCCGTCGCCGCTGCCATCGCCGACCAGGCCGCTCGATTCACCCACACCTGTTTCATGGTGACGCCCTACGAGGGATACGTGCAGGTCGCCGAGCTCCTCAACGCCCTGACTCCGGGCGATCACGAGAAGCGCACCGCACTGTTCAACTCCGGCG
This genomic window from Mycobacteroides chelonae contains:
- a CDS encoding APC family permease — its product is MTESVARTELEQAEQTEGLISKGLAAGRIGTFTGAVLGISTVAPGYTLTASIGLIVAAVGLKMPAILIAGFIPMFLTAYAYRELNSRAPDCGASFTWSTKAFGPYIGWMCGWGMVIATIIVLSNLASIGVQYGYQFLGAVSHNQTIGELANNKAVNIISTVALLAIATYISSRGITTSEKVQYVLVGFQMIVLVIFAVVAIAKAPSMAGHLDFDLDWFNPLTGLTLSAFVIGLVGSIFAFWGWDTCLTLGEECKDPTKVPGRAGLLCVLSILLTYLLVAVAVMMFAGVGDTDLGLANEENKDNVFGALANPVLGSWFGPLLLLAIFASAVASLQTTSLPAARTMLAMGTYGAFPKKFADVSPRFLTPTFSTIVAGAVTAVFYTVVSLLSDRTLLDTIAALGIMICWYYGITAFACVWYFRTELFQNAHNVVYKFLFPLLGGLMLAAVFVISVRESMDPEKTGSGASIGGIGLVFYLGFGILAFGAVLMLIMRVKSPDFFQGRTLTRDTAPLVE